A region from the Brassica napus cultivar Da-Ae chromosome C8, Da-Ae, whole genome shotgun sequence genome encodes:
- the BNAC08G05940D gene encoding uncharacterized protein BNAC08G05940D isoform X1, giving the protein MEINSEANQPEESSIGFTKYLNRQGDWLEKTRGNLMVAATVIAGMSFQVMVNPPGGVWQSDICTSAPPDNLSCKDKAGTSVLGDNSSKRVLYLGMVISSTISFSASMSLILLFFSGFLLRNRVIMTILVMFMVAAVLCISAAFFFAVALVKPDDPIIDYMLVIYFGFWVVLLVSILLIQLIRLLRRLICLICCCRPRRRRSPRQSTPTPAH; this is encoded by the exons ATGGAGATTAACAGTGAAGCAAATCAACCCGAAGAATCGTCCATAGGATTCACAAAATATCTAAATCGTCAAGGTGATTGGTTAGAGAAAACAAGAGGCAATCTGATGGTTGCAGCGACGGTCATAGCCGGTATGAGTTTTCAAGTTATGGTTAATCCTCCAGGAGGCGTTTGGCAAAGTGACATCTGTACTTCTGCACCTCCTGACAATTTGTCTTGTAAGGACAAAGCTGGAACTTCGGTACTGGGGGACAATAGTTCAAAGCGTGTGTTGTATCTTGGAATGGTTATTAGTAGTACGATATCGTTTTCTGCCTCTATGAGCCTaattcttctcttcttcagcGGGTTTCTACTGAG GAACCGCGTGATAATGACAATTCTGGTAATGTTCATGGTAGCGGCAGTTCTTTGTATATCGGCAGCATTCTTCTTTGCAGTAGCTTTGGTTAAACCCGACGATCCAATCATCGATTATATGCTTGtaatttattttggattttgggTTGTGCTTTTAGTTTCAATACTCTTAATCCAACTTATTCGATTATTGCGTCGGCTTATTTGTTTGATATGTTGTTGTCGTCCACGTCGACGACGATCTCCTCGACAGTCAACTCCAACTCCGGCCCATTAA
- the LOC106425974 gene encoding 14-3-3-like protein GF14 omega, with protein MAVSSREDYVYMAKLSEQAERYEEMVEFMEKLSAAADGAELTVEERNLLSVAYKNVIGARRASWRIISSIEQKEESRGNDDRVKTIGDYKAKIESELAGICEGILKLLESALVPSAASEDSKVFYLKMKGDYYRYLAEFKIGKERDDAADNTLSAYESAQENAKGLAPTHPIRLGLALNFSVFYYEILNSPDRACNLAKTAFDAAIAELDTLGEESYKDSTLIMQLLRDNLTLWTSDMQDEAADEIKEATPPKPAEEQK; from the exons ATGGCAGTTTCATCGCGCGAGGACTACGTATACATGGCGAAGCTCTCCGAGCAAGCCGAGAGGTACGAAGAGATGGTCGAATTCATGGAGAAGCTGTCCGCCGCCGCAGACGGCGCCGAGCTCACCGTCGAGGAGCGCAACCTCCTCTCCGTCGCGTACAAAAACGTGATCGGCGCCCGCCGCGCTTCGTGGCGGATCATCTCCTCGATCGAGCAGAAGGAAGAGAGCCGCGGCAACGACGACCGCGTCAAGACGATCGGCGACTACAAGGCGAAGATCGAGTCGGAGCTAGCGGGAATCTGCGAGGGGATCCTGAAGCTGCTCGAGTCTGCGCTCGTCCCTTCCGCCGCTTCCGAGGATTCCAAGGTTTTCTACCTCAAGATGAAAGGCGATTACTATAGGTACTTGGCTGAGTTCAAGATCGGTAAGGAGAGAGATGATGCCGCTGATAACACTCTCTCCGCTTACGAATCTGCTCAG GAGAATGCGAAGGGGCTAGCTCCAACTCACCCGATCCGTCTTGGTTTGGCATTGAACTTCTCTGTGTTCTATTACGAGATCCTCAATTCTCCGGATCGTGCTTGTAACCTCGCTAAAACg GCTTTTGATGCTGCCATTGCTGAGTTAGACACGCTAGGGGAAGAGTCGTACAAGGATAGCACTTTGATCATGCAGCTTCTACGTGACAACCTCACTCTCTGGACATCCGACATGCAG GATGAAGCTGCAGATGAGATCAAGGAAGCAACGCCTCCAAAGCCAGCAGAGGAGCAGAAATGA
- the LOC106425950 gene encoding uncharacterized protein LOC106425950 has translation MAMGKNKKPIYESRAAYMDRANGAGFKAKALILCGTTPFSRGLNSLRHQPLAQVSKTQPISRNGDGITPLLYGYPAALTRNNALSTSTFETSPPSPPSLEEESMKAPVAAFENRMTQDDSNMEDFSAWSPFDEPFITIDEEQQPENVPPQVPVSSSYDILDCPNALNDSAQFPRTLLSDNLNWPNFSHCLRSEQTPLPQPTTSPSESLIRTGSAHGLRSGNIPATRSLYPNAYGPVPATLPSWNPYWPSYPNGQGSDTTSSGVFALRESI, from the exons atggcAATGGGGAAAAACAAGAAGCCGATTTACGAGAGCCGTGCCGCGTACATGGACAGGGCCAACGGAGCTGGATTCAAGGCCAAGGCTCTGATACTCTGTGGCACTACTCCATTCTCTCGGGGTCTGAATAGCCTCCGTCATCAGCCACTGGCTCAGGTTAGCAAAACTCAGCCCATCAGCCGAAATGGCGATGGTATTACCCCTTTACTTTATGGTTACCCTGCGGCTTTGACTAGGAACAACGCCCTGAGCACCTCAACATTTGAAACATCACCACCTTCGCCACCGTCGCTAGAAGAAGAGTCGATGAAAGCTCCGGTGGCTGCCTTTGAGAACCGTATGACCCAAGACGATTCGAACATGGAAGATTTCTCGGCATGGTCTCCCTTCGATGAACCGTTCATAACTATTGACGAGGAGCAACAACCGGAGAACGTTCCACCACAAGTTCCGGTGAGTTCATCGTACGATATTCTAGACTGCCCTAATGCTCTGAACGATTCGGCACAATTTCCGAGAACTTTACTTTCGGATAATCTAAACTGGCCCAACTTTTCGCATTGTTTACGATCGGAGCAAACTCCACTGCCACAGCCGACGACTTCACCTTCGGAAAGTCTGATTAGGACCGGTTCTGCACATGGTTTACGATCAGGAAACATCCCAGCAACGCGAAGTCTTTATCCGAATGCATATG GACCTGTTCCGGCGACATTACCATCTTGGAATCCATACTGGCCCAGTTATCCGAATGGTCAAGGATCTGATACCACCAGTTCCGGGGTATTTGCCCTCCGAGAGTCTATTTAG
- the LOC106425882 gene encoding alcohol dehydrogenase-like 2 has product MDKTSSVSIHEGKPIRCKAALCRKAGEALVIEEIQVDPPQAYEVRIKILCTSLCHTDVAFWKLEWGPLARFPRILGHEAVGVVESIGELVDGFKQGDVVLPVFHPHCEECRDCKSPKSNWCSRFCDDFVSNTRRYGMASRFKDFSGEDIYHFFFVSSFSEYTVVDIAHLVNISPEIPVDKAALLSCCVSTGVGAAWKVANVEEGSTVAIFGLGAVGLAVAEGARLRGAAKIIGVDLNPDKFEIGKRFGITDFVNPALSGEKKISQVIKEMTEGGVDYSFECIGLTSSMEEAFNSTRTGSGKTVILGMEKQMLPISLGSHDLLRGRTICGTLFGGLKPKLDIPILVDSYLKKELNLNGFITHELSFEEINKAFDLLVKGETIRCVLWMDK; this is encoded by the exons ATGGACAAGACATCTTCAGTTTCCATCCACGAAGGAAAACCGATTAGATGCAAAGCAGCACTATGTAGAAAAGCAGGAGAAGCTTTGGTCATAGAGGAGATCCAAGTTGATCCACCTCAAGCTTACGAAGTTCGAATTAAGATCTTATGCACTTCTCTTTGTCACACTGATGTTGCTTTCTGGAAACTAGAGTGG GGACCTCTTGCAAGGTTTCCTAGGATTCTAGGACACGAAGCAGTCGG TGTTGTGGAGAGCATTGGAGAGCTTGTGGATGGATTCAAACAAGGAGATGTTGTTTTACCAGTGTTTCACCCTCACTGTGAGGAATGTAGAGACTGCAAATCCCCAAAGAGCAACTGGTGCTCGAGGTTTTGCGACGATTTTGTATCAAACACGAGACGATATGGAATGGCTTCCAGGTTTAAAGATTTCTCGGGAGAAGATATTTACCATTTTTTCTTCGTCTCGAGTTTTTCTGAATACACCGTCGTTGACATCGCACATCTCGTCAATATCTCCCCTGAAATCCCCGTTGATAAAGCGGCCTTGCTCAGCTGTTGCGTCTCCACAG GAGTTGGAGCTGCATGGAAGGTGGCTAACGTGGAGGAAGGTTCCACCGTCGCTATCTTTGGCCTTGGGGCTGTTGGACTTGCG GTTGCAGAAGGCGCCAGGCTACGTGGGGCTGCAAAGATCATCGGTGTAGATCTGAATCCCGACAAATTTGAAATAG GTAAACGATTTGGTATCACGGACTTCGTCAACCCTGCTTTATCTGGAGAGAAAAAGATTAGCCAA GTGATAAAAGAAATGACCGAAGGAGGAGTTGATTATAGTTTTGAATGCATTGGTTTAACGTCCTCGATGGAGGAGGCTTTCAATAGCACACGTACG GGATCGGGTAAAACGGTAATTTTGGGGATGGAAAAACAGATGTTACCAATAAGCTTGGGTAGTCATGATCTTCTCAGAGGCAGAACTATATGCGGAACTTTATTTGGTGGTCTGAAACCTAAACTTGATATTCCAATACTCGTGGATTCTTATCTAAAAAAG GAACTTAATCTGAACGGTTTTATTACACACGAGTTAAGCTTTGAGGAAATTAACAAGGCTTTCGATTTATTGGTGAAAGGAGAGACTATTCGTTGTGTCCTATGGATGGATAAATAA
- the BNAC08G05940D gene encoding uncharacterized protein BNAC08G05940D isoform X2: protein MEINSEANQPEESSIGFTKYLNRQGDWLEKTRGNLMVAATVIAGMSFQVMVNPPGGVWQSDICTSAPPDNLSCKDKAGTSVLGDNSSKRVLYLGMVISSTISFSASMSLILLFFSGFLLSCLQEPRDNDNSGNVHGSGSSLYIGSILLCSSFG, encoded by the exons ATGGAGATTAACAGTGAAGCAAATCAACCCGAAGAATCGTCCATAGGATTCACAAAATATCTAAATCGTCAAGGTGATTGGTTAGAGAAAACAAGAGGCAATCTGATGGTTGCAGCGACGGTCATAGCCGGTATGAGTTTTCAAGTTATGGTTAATCCTCCAGGAGGCGTTTGGCAAAGTGACATCTGTACTTCTGCACCTCCTGACAATTTGTCTTGTAAGGACAAAGCTGGAACTTCGGTACTGGGGGACAATAGTTCAAAGCGTGTGTTGTATCTTGGAATGGTTATTAGTAGTACGATATCGTTTTCTGCCTCTATGAGCCTaattcttctcttcttcagcGGGTTTCTACTGAG TTGTTTACAGGAACCGCGTGATAATGACAATTCTGGTAATGTTCATGGTAGCGGCAGTTCTTTGTATATCGGCAGCATTCTTCTTTGCAGTAGCTTTGGTTAA